The DNA window ctctttttccactctctcctctttaagAGACTGGGAGAAGTTCTGCAGGTTATCCCTCTTCAAACACTAGAATCTTCCACTGTACCATCAGTGATGTAGAAGTATGGAATAGAATCCTTAAATTAAAACCAATCCACACATTCATCTtacaatgccccccccccccactcacactcacacacacacacacacacacacacacaaataaacacagtattAGTCAGTGTCACACCTTTCCTCTGTTGATTATCCAAATTCAAACCCCTTTTATGTTACTGGGATGAGTCCTGCAATaatcagtgagagtgtgtgtgtgtgtgtgtgtgtgtgtgtgtgggtgtgtgagagtcattattAGTCAGCGTCAGGCTGGTATTATTGATGGTTATGAGTGAAATCTGTAattgtaagattttttttctctctgaacacCAACACTCGCTGGCTTCTTTGTAATCTGTTGTAACTGCAGACACAGAGTAATTTGCGCTAGTaatctgtttcctgtttgattttgctctgttccttcagaaatgtgttttctaGCTTGTGAAATATGATACCTAGAagggtttttattcatttacttatttttgaTTTTAGGATGATGATggtttagaaaacaaaacaaatgctctCCTTGCAAAATGACTTGGATCTGTACATATGgacaaatgtcaaaatatttgctttttatatCAATCACAAGCAATGTATATAAAATAGTTTTCATATAaatttttaaacacaaaaatattcaaaaaatatTTAGATCTATATATGAATGTTTGGCATATATGCATAGTTAACCagctgtgaaggaaaaaaagaaagaaaacatttttttttctttgtatggACTCTCGAATTTTGGGAAGATTTACACAAAACAAGGTGCTAGCATTCAAATCATTGATATTCACTTCACTTTTTATCCATCTGTTCCTGTgaggttcttttcttttctttttcacacagatCACCACGTCCTGTTCCTGCCCTTGCTTTGCCACTCAGTGCAGACATGAGGGAACGAGAAGACTGCACTGTCATAACCACACataacctctctctccactcacacaATCCCAGGGGCGGGGTCATGGAAACAAACTGCTCTTTGTAGCCTTAGGCCAACTCTGAACCCTTAGCACACACCCTTTCGGCTCCCTGGTTCGCCTCTTGAACGTTCAGCCTGAATATCTGGTGTTACTCAGTcagactgaggagagacagacgaagagagagagagggggagagagagagagagagagggagagacagagaaaaagagggagagagagagagagggggagttgGATAAGTGCATAATGAGGCAGCCGACATACAGAACAGAGGACATATGTTCAGAGGAGCCGTTTGTGTGAGTTGACTGACAGTCATtatgtaaacacatacattacGACTCCCAGACGAGCATCTACAGCCAAGGAAAATATTCCACCTTTTCTCTCAAAAGTTTTTACAGGACGAAGAGCTTGCACCTGTAGACAACGACACTGTGCAAAGAATTAAGCCTTGTCTGTTATCTCTAAGGAAACTGTGATCCATTTaataaacatcattaaaaacaacaactacaaaaaagcGCCAGACAGGTTCAGACCGGATCAGTCTGAATTCACGAAGGCCCCTCCAGAGCCGTGCATCACATCCACATGTCATACTGAAATGATCTATTTGTAATGTGTTTCCTTAAGCTGTGATGACGGAGTAGATCCTATAGATGGTGCTACTGAGTAGCCTGTGCCTGGTTGTTGTGAGTAGGGTTTTGTGAAGCGGTTTCCTGACCTCATGCGCCACCACAGGGTGAGAAGAAGCAGTATTAGTGCCCACTTATTCACATTATACTCTCTTATGTTTAGAGAAAGCCCAGGTCTGGATATCATGAGCCCCTTCCATAAACGTCTGTCGGAGAAAGAGCCTCTGACATACTGAGACCCTTTCGCTAGTTATTTATCTTTcttacacttaacacacacacacacacacacacacacgtgtgaacacctactctttttttattttcactctgaTGGTCCTTTGGATCTTGTGTTTTGCGTTCAGGTGCAtcctgattggttgactgattGTTTTGGAATGGGAGACGATTAAGGGAAGGAAAAAGTGTGCCAAAAAAGCCGGGGGGGTGGGAGATCCCTCCACAAGATCAACACTCCTGACCCCCCCCACAAACCCCCAGACCACAGCCAGGCTCCCTCTGTGtgcctgtccccccccccccccccccccccccccttcactctcacacacacagtatgttttgtgctgtttgcGTTTTCTCATGGGAAAACAGAAACcctgaaaaatgattttatggGGATTTTTTTCACTAATGTTTTTAATCTGCATTTGACTAGTTAAAggtgttagtgtttttttttgttttttgagttgATCTACATAAAGGGATGTGGATGCCTCACTGCGTAATAAACAGACCACTCCCATTCCATGATGCCCCTCCCACTTTCTCCATGCCCCGCCTCTTTCCTTTGGGTGGGAGTGAGAATGAATACTGTGTACGGTGACCATACAGAAGGGGAGGGAAAGCAAACTGTTGAATAAAACACGTCCCTCGCGTTACCGCACTCTGTGGGGTTATCaatcttgggttttttttgttttgtttttttttctgaccaacAAAAGCACAATAAAACATGGGAAGAAACACAATGCCCCTGCTTACATCATCATTgatctgtgattggttgatttcTGCTCTGAGGTCATCTACCCTGCACCCCCACAAACTCCTGGACTGAAGAGGATTTCTGGGGAATCGGTTCATCCTCAGATAGAGGTAAACCCTGTGTGGCAACAGTGCTATGGGTGACAGGCCCTAATGATAAACTtttataacccccccccccccctcccctcgcacacacacacacacacacacacacacacacacacacacctgggtaACACTGCCTTTCAGTTCAGGTGTGCCAGAGttggacaggaaaaaaaaatgtaagcagATCAGTAAAGTTAAGGAGGTTTGCCTATTCCTGACGGTGTTCTGTCTACAGCAGTTCACACTGTTCTTCTCGTCTGCGTCACATGACCTGACCTCACACGGTGTCTCGTCTGGTTCGATTTGGTCATTCAAAACCGCTCATGTTCTGCAGTGAGGTAAAACACACTCTGTGCCtgtaacggggggggggggggggggggggggtcaagacTGAATCGCCagatagaacacacacacacacaaacttgtcaGTACAGTTGTGATTTGCTTCCACAGGTAACCACTCAGTTCTGAGCACTGCCATGCCACACACTTCACAGCCACTTTGACTGTGACACCCTAACCCCCACGAGCCCCCACTTCCTCATGGCTGGGGTACCTGGAGTGGTATTTCTTACTATATAATCTATATATTACCCATCCATTCCCACATTATGTCTTATTccatagatagatacacagtgtttgttgactgtggaagCGTACAGTATCTGTGGTTAGAATACGAGTggtctgttgtttttaaaagtgcGCAGAGCCTGAGTGTCTGTGACATATCccagaggagagcaggaagGATCAGTCATTTTACACAATCACAGTTTTCTTACAGTGTCATCTGTATTCATTAAATACAACACATCATAATCATATGCAGTCCAGTGGTCTTTCAAACTATAACATAAACTCCCATATgtgagtacaacacacacacaaacatatgtataaAAGCACTTGTGACATATAGAATCATGAGAGATAATGAAAGCTCAGACAGCTTCACAGTTGGTGCAATAAAATCAAGCTAGCCATTAGCACGGTGTCCAGGCTCCTCTGTTGGGCCCGGTTTCCGTGACAACACTCCTCAGCGCTATATTCCATGTTACAATCTCTGCCacagtgaaacaaaaagtcACTGTCAGGCTATTCAAGTACATAATGCCCACTGCTCTCCATATTAAATATACATTCAGCTCTGGTCCCTAtcactgcacagcacacactgaaTCTCCTTGACCAGTCAGGTACGACTAATCTCACAGTTCTCTGACATCTCTACACACCGTAAACAAAGCACATGACAGATTCAAGTGTTGAGAAAGTCATTCACTGAAGGAGCCTGGCTCTGAAGAGCCAGAGAGAGTCTAACTTTATGTCCATCAGaactctctctcacgcacacacacttattcccccacacacacacgtacacacccccacacacactcattccccCCCACATAGAGACAGACGGGGAAAATGAGACAGAAGGtaagggacagagaggacacagaacGAGTGAtgtacacagagacagacgggAGAGAAGATGAGGCAGAGAGGGGTGGGCTGAGGAGTGTCAGGCTGGGGGGgcggctggggggggggggggggggggggggggggggggcgcgtgaTGACACGACGGACAGTGGTGGAACTGGTCacgctgtgttgagtttctctgtttcttcatctTCGTGTTCATCAGAATCCTCTTGGTTTTTCAGATCAAAACTCTACAgggacaaacacatacagtgagTATGCCACCAGACAGAAATTCACTCACATGGTtacagctgcacacacacacacacacacacacacatgtgcgcgcacacacacaggcatacacactcacacatgtggctacagacagaggaaatgaaggcaTAACACACACCTCAAGTTCTTTCATGACTTCATCCATGAAGTCACTGGAGTTCTGTTTGTAGGACAGCGCCATGTGAATAGCCTCTCGAAAGACCTGGGGCATGTTTAAAGACAACAAACCCTCAGCATGCTGTCTCGGCCGTGACGCAGAGAGATATCTGCCCCTGTTTACCATGAGTGTAATGCCAAGCTTGTGTGTCCTGAGCAGTCTCACACATCATAGCTTGTGAACTAACCACCTGCTTCACTAACTAGTAACTGCAATACTGTATCATAGCAACGAACAACAACAATCCCCAACAACAACTCTTACAATCTCCATCCATCCAGAGCCCACTCACCTTGACCACATTCGTGCCATCAGCTGCCGACACAAAGTAGAAGGGCAGACCCTGCTTCTTCGCAAAGTTAAAGTTCTTCTGAGTGACCTTCATATCcgctataacacacacacacacacacccacatccataAACACGCACAGGACAGTGTTAACATAAGCAGACTGATGTCATGTAGTAACACAGGACTTAACACGACACATGTCTCTCTGTTGACCTcctgtctgttaaaacacaaacacatctcccaAAAACTACACAAGCATCGCCCTGTCAGGCTGTCTACAGCTGGGCGTCTGAGCGTCTGAGGAAACACTAGTGTGTGGCTAAGGAACTGCTAAAcaccacacataaaaaaaccctGCGGCTGAACCGTGTAACAGACGGTGCTGTCCCTGCCTGGTATTTCTCAGCGTGCCGCGTCTGTGAACTGAacgagcagcagcagcagaagaacAGAGTCGCCCGGGAGACAGCCCACTCACCATCGATTTTATTAGCCACCACCAGACAGGGGATCTCAGGTCTGTACTCTCTCAGCTCCGTGTACCAGTTAGTCAGGTTCTTATAGGTCATCTTCCGCTGAATATCAAagacctacacacagagatagacttctgaatgaatgaatacaggctgaataatgaattataaatgAGTGAATACAGCGTGAATAATGAattataaacaaatgaatacagcgtgaataatgaattataaatgaatgaatacaaggtgaataatgaattatgaataCAAGGTGaataatgaattatgaatgaatgaatacaaggtgaataatgaattatgaatgaatgaatacaggGTGAATAATGAATTATGCATGAATGAATACAGAGTCAATAAcaaattatgaatgaatgaatacaggctgaataatgaattataaatgAGTGAATACAGTGTGAATAATGAATTATAAACTAATGAATACAGCGTGAATAATGAATTATGCATGAATGAATACAAGGTGaataatgaattatgaatgaatgaatacaggGTGAATActgaattatgaatgaatgaatgaatgaatacaggGTGAATAACGACTAGAGAGGGAACCCACAAGCACATGTGTGCATCATGATGTCAGGGATAAAAGTGAACTCCATCACACAGATGTAAACCATCACACATACCTGTGCTTTGTGACTATATGTAGTTTTACCATGATACATGAAAGTGCTTTGTGACTATGTAGTTCTTccagggaggcaaactctctccatacctttaaaaccagactaaagacgaGATATTTTCTCTAAcctatggataatataattctgatttgactttgttatagatatgtaaagccctttgagactatacatagtgatactgggctccaaataaacttgtattagtattattattatacacGTATGCTTTGTGACTGTATGTAGTCTTACCATGATACACGCGTGTGCTGTGAGTGTATGTAGTCTTACCATGATACACGCGTGTGCTGTGAGTGTATGTAGTCTTACCATGATACACGCGTGTGCTTTGTGATAGTATGAGGGGTGCATGCTCTGAAATCGTTCTTGTCCAGCCGTATCCCAGAAATCTGTGATGCAGATGTAAAAGTTTACgaaacacacacttagacaaacaacacactcacaaattcaCGAGGATAAAACTGGCGACTCACCCACTAGTACCGTCTTCCCGTTGACGGTCGTTGTGTATTTGTAGAGAGTCAACGCATAGGTGGACAGCTGCTGCGGCCGGCTGGGCGATGCAGTTAAGCTTCAGTAACGACAGGTCATTTAACGTGCGTTACCATTTTTTTGTATTCCTAATTAATCTATTTAATCATCTTTAAACAGGAAAGAATTTAATAACACTATTGATTATATAAACTACAATCCAtcaacaaactaaacaaaattaAAGGGGTACTATAAGACGAACAACGAGGTAAAAGGATACTATCCGTCCATGAGAAATCTCTCCATTAacctgtaaaacaaacacatcgcATTGTTTCAGTCATAGCTGGGCGCAGTGGATAAATAGAAGTGACACAAGACTGGAATGACCGTTAGCATGCTTCCTCCGACACAGCTCAAACTCATATCCAACACATCCATCCTACGAGTATAAACACCTACTTCGATTTTCCGACAGCGCTGTCTCCAAGACAGATGATCTTCACTTGTTCATCAGCATCGTATTTGTCCTGGTCCAGCTCCGGCAAGTTATTGGTCTCGCCAGCCATTCTTAAGCAAAATCCCGTTCAAATGTATAGCCTGAGAGCGGGATTAACCAAGCAGAACGCAGCGTACCTAATAACCTAACTCCTAACCCTGCTATACGGCTACGCACCAATACCTGTGAGGCATTCGTTTACATAAACGCTTTGACACAATCTGTGCGAAAATGTGCGAATTAAATATATACTGTCACTGATACCTTCGCGACGTTAGATAAGACATTCAGCTGATTAACATTAGCTATCCGATTAGCTCACTAAGCACTAACTACAGCGTGCTTATCAAACATATTACAGGATGGTTAACAACAATACTCAACATTTATATGAGCTAACAGTTTATCCTGCATTTCATCTGCCGCTGGCTGGCGTTAACTGGCTATTCTCACCAGTTGCAAGACAATTCTGATGTAAATTGACATGTTTATCAGGAGTTAGCATAGCTAGTTAGCAACAAGTGTCATAACCAGCTAAAGCGAGCTAGCCACGTTAGCTGAGAGAGCCACTGCCTTGTAAACATTAGGTTGCGCGCGCGAATCCGTTGCCTCcagataaatataaaattaagtATTAATGCTTCATTGCCTGATCATTCTGCCACAACAGCATTTGAATCCGCCTGCCACTAAAACGGAGTTGTTTGCGCAGTAGTAGCCTCGGAGTGTACACACTTACGACAGACCTCGTTCCTACGCAACGCAAAGACGCTTTAAGGGTCCTGATATTACAACAAAGGGCTGTTCGAGTGCTGCCGGAATTGTGTCGAGGAAAATCTCAGTGACATGCCAGCAAACTTCTTTTGAATAGATTTAGTTTGAGCTACCTATACATAAtgcatgtttttctctgtgtttgtagaaGTGGTTGAAAGGTTCTGTGGGGAAAAATCATGAGGACGACACAATGTATAGTAATATTTTAatagaattttaaaaatatttaatgtgcGGATGACTGACATAAAGATTATTTACAGAACATCGACTTTGCATACTGATAACTGGGAGATAACAAAAGGTCCTTATGAACTTGATTTTTAACATATTAGCCTGGACGCTGACTAACTAACTAGATAAAGCTTTTTAAACCAGTGAGGGTCTTCATATTGGTGAAAATTTGTGAAGGCCTTGGTCAGCAAGGTTTCTTGGAGACAAAAATGTCGTCTTGGCCACATTCCTGTCaggagacaaaagacaaaatatgttACAGCCACCATAGCACATAACTTCATTATCAGATAAACTGTTACATGATCTACCAGCTTCTCTACCTTATGTTTGCCTGTCTGCCCCGAGGCTGGACATGCAGGCTGTTAAATGACCAAGGTTCACAGAGACTGGTTAGAGAGTGTAAACAGTAGACTGTGACAGGTTTGTGACAGTTGACAGGTGCTGTGTGTATGATTCAACCTGATGCTTTGAGCTTTAGACTAAAACAtgataagacagacagagacataaacCGTCCTGGCCACCTCAAATTCTCAGCATGTAATAATGTCCTgttaacatttttgtttgtctgttaatCAGCACTAGACTGGAGTTGTGTGGACACGTGCAACGAACACatatgtgcacagacacacacacacacacacacacacacataccacacacaccacacacacacagtgtgctgTTGTAGTGTCAGCCTGTATTTGGCTCCACCTCTGACATGGTGGTGGTTTGGATGAACTTTCCAGTAGTGCAGGGTTGCAGGTAGCATAGTTCCATAGCAGGGAAAGAAAACGTGTACatattcagacagaaaaaagagcaagtaactgtgtgtttcatgtaagtcagtgagagagagacagagagagagagacagagagaatatgtcAAAGGCACAGatagtgtgagagagtgagacagagtgcgtgtgaaaaaggaataaagttgagtgtgagtgtgtgtttttagctgacacacaaacacagacagctgtcCGCACGCTGAAGGTTGGACCATGGCAGTGAGCAGACCTTCACTGACGGAGGAGGAtttctcctgttctgtctgttgtgACATCTTCAGGGATCCCGTGCTCCTCGCCTGCTCACACAGCATCTGTAAGTCCTGCCTGCACACCTTctgggagcagagaggagctCTGGAGTGCCCCATCTGTCGGACCGTCTCTCAGAACCCCGACCCGCCCTTAAACATCGTCTTGAAGAACATGTGCGAGGCCATCCTGGAGGAGAGAAGTTTCCGGGGTTCCACGGAATCACAGGGGCTCTGCAGTGTCCACGGTGAGGACCTCACTCTCTTTTGTACAGAGGACAGAAAACCTGTATGTGTCAAGTGTCGAGACCCCAAACTACACAACCATCACAGCTTCAGACCTGTAGAGGAGGCAGCAGTGGACCTGAAGGTAAGCTGAACCAGCAATGCCATGACCTCTCAAAAGACTTCAGGCATAATGAATTAAATCATGAACTGAATAATCATTGAATTATTTGTTGagtaatgaataattaaatatcTAAAAAGTACTAGCACGTGGTCATATTGAGAGAGCGGTCAGTAAAGTGAATTTACAGGCTCTGTGTGAGTCATACAGACAGCGTAACATTTAACAATGAACTCAAGAGTAGCCTGCcagaaatattacaataccAAGACTCATGTAGTGTGAGTTAGCATGATGTGAACATGGattagatgtgtgtgagtgtgtgtgtgtgtgtgtgagagagagagacacagagagtgaaagtaAGAGAGTAAGATATCAGGTACATCACAGGGACAGTGCCCtttgacaaagaaacaaacagggTTCAACTCCAGGAACTCAAAACATGACAGATGAGTTGGTGCCCAGCAGAGAACTCAGAGTGGAAAAATTTGGAAGTCCAAATATGAGAGCATTCAAGTCTAACTGGTCCGGCAAGGCCTCTTACATGCACAGAtaagcgtgcacacacacacacacagactcacatgcacacacacagacacccacacacacccacattcacac is part of the Chanos chanos chromosome 13, fChaCha1.1, whole genome shotgun sequence genome and encodes:
- the rabl2 gene encoding RAB, member of RAS oncogene family-like 2; protein product: MAGETNNLPELDQDKYDADEQVKIICLGDSAVGKSKLMERFLMDGYRPQQLSTYALTLYKYTTTVNGKTVLVDFWDTAGQERFQSMHPSYYHKAHACIMVFDIQRKMTYKNLTNWYTELREYRPEIPCLVVANKIDADMKVTQKNFNFAKKQGLPFYFVSAADGTNVVKVFREAIHMALSYKQNSSDFMDEVMKELESFDLKNQEDSDEHEDEETEKLNTA